The following proteins are encoded in a genomic region of Ursus arctos isolate Adak ecotype North America unplaced genomic scaffold, UrsArc2.0 scaffold_32, whole genome shotgun sequence:
- the HP1BP3 gene encoding heterochromatin protein 1-binding protein 3 isoform X3: MATDTSQGELVHPKALPLIVGAQLIHADKLGEKVEDSTMPIRRTVNSTRETPPKSKLAEGEEEKPEPDISSEESVSTVEEQENETPPATSSETEQPKGEPENEEKEENKSSEETKKDEKDQSKEKEKKVKKTIPSWATLSASQLARAQKQTPMASSPRPKMDAILTEAIKACFQKSGASVVAIRKYIIHKYPSLELERRGYLLKQALKRELNRGVIKQVKGKGASGSFIVVQKSRKTPQKSRNRKNRSSAVDPEPQVKLEDILPLAFTRLCEPKEASYSLIRKYVSQYYPKLRVDIRPQLLKNALQRAVERGQLEQITGKGASGTFQELRPTWCRGVLS, encoded by the exons atggcgACTGATACGTCTCAAGGTGAACTCGTCCATCCTAAGGCACTCCCACTTATAGTAGGAGCTCAGCTGATCCACGCGGACAAGTTAGGTGAG AAGGTAGAAGATAGCACCATGCCGATTCGTCGAACTGTGAATTCTACGCGGGAAACTCCTCCCAAAAGCAAGCTTgctgaaggggaggaagaaaagccag AACCAGACATAAGTTCAGAGGAATCTGTCTCTACTGTAGAAGAACAAGAGAATGAAACTCCACCTGCTACATCTAGTGAGACAGAGCAGCCAAAGGGAGAGCCtgagaatgaagagaaggaagagaacaagTCTTCAGAGGAAACCAAAAAGGA tgagAAAGATCAGtctaaagaaaaggagaagaaggtgAAAAAAACAATACCTTCCTGGGCTACCCTTTCTGCCAGCCAGCTAGCCAGGGCCCAGAAACAAACACCGATGGCTTCCTCCCCACGTCCCAAGATGGATGCAATCCTAACTGAGGCCATTAAG GCATGTTTCCAGAAGAGTGGTGCATCAGTGGTTGCTATTCGAAAATACATTATCCATAAGTACCCTTCTCTGGAGCTGGAGAGAAGGGGCTACCTCCTTAAACAAGCACTGAAAAGAGAATTAAATAGAGGTGTCATCAAACAG GTAAAAGGAAAAGGTGCTTCTGGGAGTTTTATTGTGGTccagaaatcaagaaaaacacCTCAGAAATCCAGAAACAGAAAG AACAGAAGCTCTGCAGTGGATCCAGAACCACAAGTAAAGTTGGAAGATATCCTCCCATTGGCCTTCACTCGCCTTTGTGAACCTAAAGAAGCTTCCTACAGTCTCATCAGGAAATACGTGTCCCAGTATTATCCTAAACTTAGAGTGGATATCAG ACCTCAGCTGTTGAAGAATGCTCTGCAGAGGGCAGTAGAGAGAGGCCAGTTAGAACAAATAACTGGCAAAGGTGCTTCTGGGACATTCCAG GAACTCCGACCCACCTGGTGCAGAGGAGTCTTGTCTTGA
- the HP1BP3 gene encoding heterochromatin protein 1-binding protein 3 isoform X2, with the protein MPIRRTVNSTRETPPKSKLAEGEEEKPEPDISSEESVSTVEEQENETPPATSSETEQPKGEPENEEKEENKSSEETKKDEKDQSKEKEKKVKKTIPSWATLSASQLARAQKQTPMASSPRPKMDAILTEAIKACFQKSGASVVAIRKYIIHKYPSLELERRGYLLKQALKRELNRGVIKQVKGKGASGSFIVVQKSRKTPQKSRNRKNRSSAVDPEPQVKLEDILPLAFTRLCEPKEASYSLIRKYVSQYYPKLRVDIRPQLLKNALQRAVERGQLEQITGKGASGTFQLKKSGEKPLLGGSLMEYAILSAIAAMNEPKTCSTTALKKYVLENHPGTNSNYQMHLLKKTLQKCEKNGWMEQISGKGFSGTFQLCFPYYPSPGVLFPKKELDDSRDEDEEEDDSSEEDSDDEEPPPKRRLQKKTPAKSSVKAASVKQRGSKPAPKVPAAQRGKARPLPKKAPPKAKTPAKKARPSSSVIKKPSGGSSKKPAASVRKEVKLPSKGKSNMKKSFKAKK; encoded by the exons ATGCCGATTCGTCGAACTGTGAATTCTACGCGGGAAACTCCTCCCAAAAGCAAGCTTgctgaaggggaggaagaaaagccag AACCAGACATAAGTTCAGAGGAATCTGTCTCTACTGTAGAAGAACAAGAGAATGAAACTCCACCTGCTACATCTAGTGAGACAGAGCAGCCAAAGGGAGAGCCtgagaatgaagagaaggaagagaacaagTCTTCAGAGGAAACCAAAAAGGA tgagAAAGATCAGtctaaagaaaaggagaagaaggtgAAAAAAACAATACCTTCCTGGGCTACCCTTTCTGCCAGCCAGCTAGCCAGGGCCCAGAAACAAACACCGATGGCTTCCTCCCCACGTCCCAAGATGGATGCAATCCTAACTGAGGCCATTAAG GCATGTTTCCAGAAGAGTGGTGCATCAGTGGTTGCTATTCGAAAATACATTATCCATAAGTACCCTTCTCTGGAGCTGGAGAGAAGGGGCTACCTCCTTAAACAAGCACTGAAAAGAGAATTAAATAGAGGTGTCATCAAACAG GTAAAAGGAAAAGGTGCTTCTGGGAGTTTTATTGTGGTccagaaatcaagaaaaacacCTCAGAAATCCAGAAACAGAAAG AACAGAAGCTCTGCAGTGGATCCAGAACCACAAGTAAAGTTGGAAGATATCCTCCCATTGGCCTTCACTCGCCTTTGTGAACCTAAAGAAGCTTCCTACAGTCTCATCAGGAAATACGTGTCCCAGTATTATCCTAAACTTAGAGTGGATATCAG ACCTCAGCTGTTGAAGAATGCTCTGCAGAGGGCAGTAGAGAGAGGCCAGTTAGAACAAATAACTGGCAAAGGTGCTTCTGGGACATTCCAG CTGAAGAAATCAGGGGAGAAACCCCTGCTTGGTGGAAGCCTGATGGAATATGCAATCTTGTCTGCCATTGCTGCCATGAATGAGCCGAAGACCTGCTCCACCACTGCTCTGAAGAAGTATGTCCTGGAGAACCACCCAGGGACCAATTCTAACTATCAAA TGCATTTGCTGAAGAAAACTCTGCAGAAATGTGAAAAGAATGGGTGGATGGAACAGATCTCTGGTAAAGGATTCAGTGGCACCTTCCAGCTCTGTTTTCCCTATTATCCCAG cCCAGGAGTTCTGTTTCCAAAGAAAGAGCTTGATGATTCAAGAGATGAGGATGAAGAGGAGGATGACTCCTCAGAAGAAGACTCTGACGATGAAGAGCCTCCACCTAAGAGGAG GTTGCAGAAGAAAACCCCAGCGAAGTCATCCGTGAAGGCTGCATCCGTGAAGCAGAGAGGATCCAAGCCTGCACCTAAAGTCCCAGCTGCCCAGCGGGGGAAAGCTAGGCCCCTACCCAAGAAAGCCCCTCCCAAGGCCAAAACTCCTGCCAAGAAAGCCAGACCCTCATCCTCAGTCATCAAGAAACCTAGTGGTGGCTCTTCAAAGAAGCCTGCAGCCAGTGTGAGAAAGGAAGTGAAATTGCCCAGCAAGGGCAAATCCAACATGAAGAAATCTTTCAaagcaaaaaagtaa
- the HP1BP3 gene encoding heterochromatin protein 1-binding protein 3 isoform X1: protein MATDTSQGELVHPKALPLIVGAQLIHADKLGEKVEDSTMPIRRTVNSTRETPPKSKLAEGEEEKPEPDISSEESVSTVEEQENETPPATSSETEQPKGEPENEEKEENKSSEETKKDEKDQSKEKEKKVKKTIPSWATLSASQLARAQKQTPMASSPRPKMDAILTEAIKACFQKSGASVVAIRKYIIHKYPSLELERRGYLLKQALKRELNRGVIKQVKGKGASGSFIVVQKSRKTPQKSRNRKNRSSAVDPEPQVKLEDILPLAFTRLCEPKEASYSLIRKYVSQYYPKLRVDIRPQLLKNALQRAVERGQLEQITGKGASGTFQLKKSGEKPLLGGSLMEYAILSAIAAMNEPKTCSTTALKKYVLENHPGTNSNYQMHLLKKTLQKCEKNGWMEQISGKGFSGTFQLCFPYYPSPGVLFPKKELDDSRDEDEEEDDSSEEDSDDEEPPPKRRLQKKTPAKSSVKAASVKQRGSKPAPKVPAAQRGKARPLPKKAPPKAKTPAKKARPSSSVIKKPSGGSSKKPAASVRKEVKLPSKGKSNMKKSFKAKK, encoded by the exons atggcgACTGATACGTCTCAAGGTGAACTCGTCCATCCTAAGGCACTCCCACTTATAGTAGGAGCTCAGCTGATCCACGCGGACAAGTTAGGTGAG AAGGTAGAAGATAGCACCATGCCGATTCGTCGAACTGTGAATTCTACGCGGGAAACTCCTCCCAAAAGCAAGCTTgctgaaggggaggaagaaaagccag AACCAGACATAAGTTCAGAGGAATCTGTCTCTACTGTAGAAGAACAAGAGAATGAAACTCCACCTGCTACATCTAGTGAGACAGAGCAGCCAAAGGGAGAGCCtgagaatgaagagaaggaagagaacaagTCTTCAGAGGAAACCAAAAAGGA tgagAAAGATCAGtctaaagaaaaggagaagaaggtgAAAAAAACAATACCTTCCTGGGCTACCCTTTCTGCCAGCCAGCTAGCCAGGGCCCAGAAACAAACACCGATGGCTTCCTCCCCACGTCCCAAGATGGATGCAATCCTAACTGAGGCCATTAAG GCATGTTTCCAGAAGAGTGGTGCATCAGTGGTTGCTATTCGAAAATACATTATCCATAAGTACCCTTCTCTGGAGCTGGAGAGAAGGGGCTACCTCCTTAAACAAGCACTGAAAAGAGAATTAAATAGAGGTGTCATCAAACAG GTAAAAGGAAAAGGTGCTTCTGGGAGTTTTATTGTGGTccagaaatcaagaaaaacacCTCAGAAATCCAGAAACAGAAAG AACAGAAGCTCTGCAGTGGATCCAGAACCACAAGTAAAGTTGGAAGATATCCTCCCATTGGCCTTCACTCGCCTTTGTGAACCTAAAGAAGCTTCCTACAGTCTCATCAGGAAATACGTGTCCCAGTATTATCCTAAACTTAGAGTGGATATCAG ACCTCAGCTGTTGAAGAATGCTCTGCAGAGGGCAGTAGAGAGAGGCCAGTTAGAACAAATAACTGGCAAAGGTGCTTCTGGGACATTCCAG CTGAAGAAATCAGGGGAGAAACCCCTGCTTGGTGGAAGCCTGATGGAATATGCAATCTTGTCTGCCATTGCTGCCATGAATGAGCCGAAGACCTGCTCCACCACTGCTCTGAAGAAGTATGTCCTGGAGAACCACCCAGGGACCAATTCTAACTATCAAA TGCATTTGCTGAAGAAAACTCTGCAGAAATGTGAAAAGAATGGGTGGATGGAACAGATCTCTGGTAAAGGATTCAGTGGCACCTTCCAGCTCTGTTTTCCCTATTATCCCAG cCCAGGAGTTCTGTTTCCAAAGAAAGAGCTTGATGATTCAAGAGATGAGGATGAAGAGGAGGATGACTCCTCAGAAGAAGACTCTGACGATGAAGAGCCTCCACCTAAGAGGAG GTTGCAGAAGAAAACCCCAGCGAAGTCATCCGTGAAGGCTGCATCCGTGAAGCAGAGAGGATCCAAGCCTGCACCTAAAGTCCCAGCTGCCCAGCGGGGGAAAGCTAGGCCCCTACCCAAGAAAGCCCCTCCCAAGGCCAAAACTCCTGCCAAGAAAGCCAGACCCTCATCCTCAGTCATCAAGAAACCTAGTGGTGGCTCTTCAAAGAAGCCTGCAGCCAGTGTGAGAAAGGAAGTGAAATTGCCCAGCAAGGGCAAATCCAACATGAAGAAATCTTTCAaagcaaaaaagtaa